The nucleotide window GTGGGCTGCCTGTTCTCGCGCGGGGTGTACAAGGACGACCTGCTGGCCGAGGCCATGGCCTCGGTGGGCTATGGCGAACTGCACGGCTCCGTGGCCGAGATCGGCGCACGCGTGCAAAAGCTCCGCTGGCGGCTCCGCCTCCGGATGGGCTACCGTCCGGACAAGGTCAGGATTCCCAAGCGGTACACCGAGATCACCACCTGGAAGGGCCCGCTCGATACGGACTACATGGAAGCCCTCCGGGCGGGCTACGCGGCCCGAATCCTCGAAATGGGCGCCCCCGTCGATGAGCCCGGGGACAAGGAAGACGATTAAAAAAACCGGCCAAGCATCCAAAAAAGTGGTTGCCAACCGTCCGCCATTTCGGTAAACCCCAACTTCTCGACCGGTTGCTCGGGTAGCTCAGTCGGTAGAGCAGGGGACTGAAAATCCCCGTGTCGGCAGTTCAATTCTGTCCCCGAGCACCACTAGGAAATTAAGGCTTTCGTCGGATTCGACGAAAGCCTTTTTTCATGGGGGGGGTAAACTGTTCCCGGTGTTCCTCCCCGTTGTTGACGAAGAACAGCAACATGATAGCCGATCAATATAGCACCAGCAACCATAGTTGACCCCCCCGCGCATTCCAGTATGATTTCATTATTTCCAAGTAAATATTGAGAGCGTGTCGACCGAGAGTGAAAATCGTACTCGACACTAATCAGTGAAGCTGGGTGCAAACCTTGAAATAGGTGGCGAGCGAGGTATTGTTTGATCAATGAGTGATGTCTTCGACACTCAAACGCGGCGCATGGTCATGAGCCGCATCGGCCCCAAGGACACCAAGCCAGAACTCCGTGTCCGCAAACTCCTCCACGCCCTCGGCTACCGTTTCCGCCTGCATCGCAAGGGCCTTCCCGGCACCCCCGACATCGTCCTGCCCCGTTGGAAGTCCGTGATCTTCGTTCACGGCTGCTTTTGGCATGTCCATGAGGGGTGCAAGCGGGCGACCATGCCCAAGACCAATGTCGAATTCTGGAAGAAGAAGCTCAAGGGCAATGTGGTCCGAGACGCCAAGAGCATTGA belongs to Pseudodesulfovibrio portus and includes:
- a CDS encoding very short patch repair endonuclease, with translation MSDVFDTQTRRMVMSRIGPKDTKPELRVRKLLHALGYRFRLHRKGLPGTPDIVLPRWKSVIFVHGCFWHVHEGCKRATMPKTNVEFWKKKLKGNVVRDAKSIEQLRELGYRSLVIWECETKNLDELADRLIAFLPR